Proteins co-encoded in one Desulfoplanes formicivorans genomic window:
- a CDS encoding ATP-grasp domain-containing protein, producing the protein MFILEAPYVSDFLKQTIADRKAPVLANEMAIRHFGPDAPFLCTDDDFVARSGQGLPVYSNSENAIDWINTHLGTTGLPDTIGVFKDKIRFRELIRDMHPGYVFKGVDFAELEHLDPSAFPKPFIIKPAVGFFSLGVHKVDSDEDWPRVLEAITNEVSRIRSQYPDQVVCLDRFIVEECIQGEEFAVDVYFDHKGEPVILNILGHLFASADDVSDRVYLTSPTIIRTWLDRFTAYLGEMGSRAHLSHFPAHVELRVDKEGHIIPIEVNPMRFAGWCVADLTFHAWGFNPYTYYLDGNKPDWESILAEHEGQAVGVLVADVAADVDCASITRIDYTSLAARFSNPLELRRIDVHEYPVFAFLFARVPENDLREFRELLHSDLKEFLTIART; encoded by the coding sequence ATGTTTATTCTTGAAGCTCCTTATGTTTCGGATTTTTTGAAGCAGACCATTGCGGACAGGAAGGCACCTGTTCTGGCCAATGAGATGGCCATACGCCATTTCGGGCCGGATGCGCCCTTTTTGTGTACGGACGATGATTTTGTTGCCCGATCAGGCCAGGGTCTTCCCGTGTATTCCAATTCTGAAAACGCCATTGACTGGATCAACACCCACCTTGGAACAACCGGGCTGCCCGACACCATCGGGGTGTTCAAGGACAAGATCCGTTTTCGCGAGCTTATCCGGGACATGCATCCGGGCTATGTGTTCAAGGGAGTGGATTTTGCCGAACTCGAACACCTTGACCCGTCGGCATTTCCCAAGCCGTTCATCATCAAGCCGGCTGTGGGGTTTTTCAGCCTGGGCGTGCACAAGGTGGATTCGGATGAGGACTGGCCTCGTGTTCTTGAAGCCATCACCAATGAGGTCTCACGCATACGATCTCAGTATCCTGACCAGGTTGTATGCCTTGACCGGTTCATCGTTGAGGAGTGCATTCAGGGAGAGGAGTTTGCGGTTGATGTCTATTTTGACCACAAGGGCGAACCCGTCATTTTGAACATTCTGGGACATCTTTTTGCCTCGGCTGATGATGTCAGCGACCGGGTTTACCTGACATCCCCCACCATCATCCGTACCTGGCTGGATCGGTTCACCGCATATCTGGGTGAAATGGGTTCCCGGGCGCATCTGAGCCATTTTCCGGCCCATGTGGAACTGCGTGTGGACAAGGAAGGCCATATCATTCCCATTGAGGTCAATCCCATGCGTTTTGCCGGATGGTGTGTGGCCGATCTGACCTTTCACGCCTGGGGATTCAATCCTTATACCTATTACCTTGACGGCAACAAGCCTGATTGGGAAAGCATTCTGGCCGAGCATGAGGGCCAGGCCGTTGGTGTGCTTGTGGCTGATGTGGCTGCAGATGTGGATTGTGCATCCATCACCCGGATAGATTACACTTCCCTTGCAGCCCGGTTTTCCAACCCGCTGGAACTTCGGCGGATTGATGTCCACGAGTATCCGGTGTTCGCCTTTCTCTTTGCCCGGGTTCCGGAGAATGATCTGAGGGAATTCAGGGAGCTGCTTCATTCTGACCTCAAGGAATTCCTGACCATCGCCCGTACCTGA